The Erythrolamprus reginae isolate rEryReg1 chromosome 5, rEryReg1.hap1, whole genome shotgun sequence genome window below encodes:
- the KCNJ13 gene encoding inward rectifier potassium channel 13: MRTERIEVNNTKPSAPLLTQRYPRMVTKDGHSTLQIDGAQGKGIAYLKDAWGILMDMRWRWMMLVFSASFVLHWLVFAILWYFLAEMNGDLEIDHDAPPENHTICVKYITSFTAAFSFSLETQLTIGYGTMFPSGDCPSAIALLAIQMLLGLMLEAFITGAFVAKIARPKNRALSIRFTYLAVVTHKEGKPYLMFQVANTRPSPLTSVRISAVLYEEHETGQLHQTTVDFHLDNITTEECPFFIFPLTYYHSITPSSPLAILLQREAHHHFELVVFLSAIQEGTGETCQRRTSYLPSEIVLHHHFASMFARGTKGEYQIKMENFDKTIPELPTTSTKSSKRTAMEIRINGQHIDSFQICETQMTE, encoded by the exons ATGAGGACAGAAAGGATAGAAGTCAACAACACCAAACCTAGTGCTCCTCTGCTGACTCAACGGTACCCAAGGATGGTCACTAAAGATGGGCATAGCACGCTCCAGATAGATGGTGCCCAAGGAAAAGGAATTGCATACTTAAAAGACGCTTGGGGAATACTAATGGATATGCGCTGGAGATGGATGATGTTGGTATTTTCGGCTTCTTTTGTCCTCCACTGGCTTGTTTTTGCAATTCTCTGGTATTTCTTAGCTGAAATGAATGGGGATCTGGAGATTGATCATGATGCCCCACCTGAAAACCATACTATTTGTGTAAAGTATATCACTAGCTTTACAGCTGCTTTTTCCTTTTCACTGGAGACACAGCTCACAATCGGTTATGGCACAATGTTCCCAAGTGGAGACTGTCCAAGTGCAATTGCTCTACTGGCTATACAAATGCTACTGGGTCTAATGCTGGAGGCTTTTATCACAG GTGCATTTGTAGCAAAAATTGCACGACCAAAGAATCGAGCTCTATCCATCCGATTCACCTATCTTGCAGTGGTGACACATAAAGAAGGAAAGCCATACTTAATGTTCCAAGTGGCTAATACTCGTCCAAGTCCACTCACCAGTGTTCGGATCTCTGCAGTTCTTTATGAAGAACATGAAACTGGCCAATTGCATCAAACTACTGTGGATTTTCATTTGGATAACATAACTACTGAAGAGtgtccattttttatttttcccttgacATATTATCATTCTATTACACCATCAAGTCCTCTAGCCATTCTTCTACAAAGGGAGGCTCATCATCACTTTGAGCTAGTAGTCTTCCTTTCAGCCATCCAAGAGGGCACAGGGGAAACATGTCAAAGGAGGACATCCTATCTCCCATCAGAGATTGTATTGCATCATCACTTTGCCTCTATGTTTGCTCGTGGCACCAAAGGGGAGTATCAAATCAAAATGGAAAATTTTGATAAAACAATCCCAGAACTTCCAACAACAAGCACTAAAAGTTCAAAAAGGACTGCAATGGAGATTCGCATCAATGGACAGCACATTGACAGCTTCCAAATCTGTGAGACACAGATGACAGAATGA